A portion of the Chaetodon trifascialis isolate fChaTrf1 chromosome 7, fChaTrf1.hap1, whole genome shotgun sequence genome contains these proteins:
- the kcnj14 gene encoding ATP-sensitive inward rectifier potassium channel 14 produces the protein MMGAARVKRRFSAVVDGPVEEEEVMRLAQSAADTARAGGSPTGSGTPTSPSPTHALNGKRLPLQSNTNNARRQSAIGESVGGEAGEGGVRAGGMCSGLRSGKGSSVGGRGKGRSSSDQDSLSSPSSTSRRCTRRSSRRPRQRFVGKDGRCNVTFVNMSERGQRYLSDLFTTCVDIRWRWMLVIFTLSFLLSWLLFGFAFWLIASAHGDLSIRLTPSSGSSLGSGEAGSGGESDREALVEEPCFLQVNSFMAAFLFSLETQTSIGYGFRSVTEECPLAVVAVVLQCIVGCIIDAFIIGAVMAKIAKPKKRNETLVFSDTAVVALRDGKLCMMWRVGNLRKSHLVEAHVRAQLLKPRVTEEGEFLPLDNADINVGFDTGTDRIFLVSPVTIVHEINDESPFFEIDKKTLENDSEMEVVVILEGMVEATAMTTQCRSSYLASEILWGHRFEPVLFERRDCYQVDYSFFHRTYEIPNTPSCSAKELAELKYIQSSRSSFCYENEVAMQLVSPDDEPDQDPECPSPPTRRQSLAEHLHYN, from the exons ATGATGGGAGCAGCACGTGTGAAACGCCGCTTCAGTGCTGTGGTGGATGGgccagtggaggaggaggaggtcatgAGGCTGGCACAGAGTGCTGCAGATACGGCTAGGGCAGGGGGGAGCCCAACAGGGTCAGGGACCCCAACCAGCCCCTCCCCGACCCATGCCTTGAACGGCAAAAGGTTACCTCTCCAGAGCAACACCAACAATGCACGGAGGCAGAGCGCCATTGGAGAGTCAGttggaggagaagcaggagaaggcggggtgagagcaggaggaatGTGCTCAGGACTAAGGAGTGGAAAAGGCAGTAGTGTAGGAGGAAGAGGTAAAGGCCGGTCATCCTCGGACCAGGATTCACTCTCTTCCCCCTCCAGTACCAGCCGCCGGTGCACTAGACGCTCAAGTCGCCGGCCCCGACAACGCTTTGTGGGCAAGGACGGACGCTGCAACGTCACCTTTGTCAACATGAGCGAGAGGGGCCAGCGCTACCTCAGCGACCTCTTCACAACTTGTGTGGACATCCGCTGGCGCTGGATGTTGGTCATCTtcaccctctccttcctcctctcctggcTGCTCTTTGGGTTTGCCTTCTGGCTCATTGCCTCCGCACATGGGGACCTCTCCATTCGACTTACCCCCAGCTCAGGCTCCTCTCTGGGATCAGGTGAGGCCGGGTCTGGAGGAGAGTCTGATAGAGAGGCACTGGTTGAGGAGCCATGCTTCCTCCAGGTGAACAGCTTCATGGCGGCCTTTCTATTCTCCTTGGAGACGCAAACATCCATCGGTTATGGATTCAGAAGCGTGACCGAAGAATGTCCCCTGGCGGTGGTGGCGGTCGTtttgcagtgcattgtgggctGCATTATTGACGCCTTCATCATCGGGGCAGTCATGGCAAAGATTGCCAAGCCTAAGAAGCGCAACGAGACATTGGTGTTCTCTGACACAGCTGTGGTGGCCCTGAGGGACGGGAAACTATGCATGATGTGGAGGGTCGGAAACTTGCGCAAGAGTCACCTGGTAGAGGCACATGTTCGAGCACAACTACTGAAG CCAAGGGTGACAGAAGAGGGAGAGTTCCTTCCGTTGGACAATGCAGACATCAACGTGGGTTTTGACACTGGCACCGACCGTATCTTCTTGGTCTCGCCAGTGACAATTGTCCACGAGATCAACGACGAGTCACCCTTCTTCGAGATTGACAAAAAGACTTTGGAGAATGACTCTGAGATGGAGGTGGTGGTCATACTtgagggcatggtggaggccACAGCCATGACCACACAGTGCCGTAGCTCCTATCTGGCTTCTGAAATCCTCTGGGGACACCGATTCGAACCGGTGCTCTTTGAGAGGAGAGACTGCTACCAG GTGGACTACTCATTCTTCCATCGGACATATGAAATCCCGAACACACCTTCATGCAGTGCTAAAGAGCTGGCCGAGCTAAAGTACATTCAAAGCTCACGCTCATCATTCTGCTATGAGAACGAAGTGGCAATGCAACTTGTATCCCCTGATGATGAGCCTGACCAAGACCCTGAGTGTCCCTCGCCACCGACTCGAAGGCAATCCTTGGCAGAACATCTCCACTACAACTGA